A region from the Silene latifolia isolate original U9 population chromosome 7, ASM4854445v1, whole genome shotgun sequence genome encodes:
- the LOC141590419 gene encoding uncharacterized protein LOC141590419 — protein MGLPSRYKYINSKIDLTAACDTVFMDSTGESPGFSFSSSPSDNGNSNGASLGEGGAPSPAFHISSPEADFDDSLVLSLREPPATPTSVDVACLFSDLIASSSGANAAPMNSSGRKVTFMYKRKIGTDFSYFNRTRDEDCFADGLVADRNSPPCFDINPSSTNYKMYVMFKYGEPSAANRVSLWKKISDVILGLYSMVIIGDFNQVEMHSDKLGEMHSDKLGGSNSIRGQHEFTSWRLDNTLLDVPFFGSPFTWLRNRSDSKIIMERLDRAYANNDWLYLFPSASVLHLPILISDHAPIILKIFPSKRVRRRPYRLDNWWLSFPEISQLVLQAWQLQFTGSSMFVLSCRLAAVRYSIMQWVIQHRISHGINWSMVEEKLNVSASQIVDVESTISFQHDRSSHLQFLQTQHVYWLQRAKLKNEILDGLPSRFLFSRVKQRFARQRILAIRSRSGDWMDSPNEIASEITSYFQDIICTPPPTDPGFPKGFFIPLLSSLDLPSLTQTECSLLSVLFSEDDIVRDLRIMDESKSPGPDGITPKFFQIFWPQVGQLVTLAILRFLNTRVMLKEWNNTNIVLIPKIEKPALVSQYHPISLCSFIYPLTSRCIANRLKLVISSMVSDSQQAFVPDRLMTDGCLIAQEIMHYLHKNQESPNAPSDFKTHMTSFLIIKVVDCFGNYLGVPVDLPTKKMTAFHPLLDKMTTRIISWSALYLSQPCKLFIINAILIASIQHLMTATPLPLGFCRKIGYLITAFWWRKYMAHKSIHWLNCDSLQLRREKGGLCIKSVLLLSQASLMKNFRCIHHHPSGLLSRFLVPKYKKDLPVPGSKSKVSQPFFLWSGI, from the exons ATGGGTCTGCCTTCGCGCTACAAATATATTAATTCTAAGATTGATCTTACCGCCGCCTGTGACACTGTTTTTATGGACTCTACTGGTGAATCACCGGGTTTCTCTTTTTCTTCCTCGCCCTCTGATAATGGGAACTCTAATGGGGCATCATTGGGTGAGGGTGGTGCGCCATCACCAGCGTTTCATATCAGTTCTCCTGAGGCAGACTTTGATGACTCTCTTGTTTTGAGTCTTCGTGAACCTCCTGCGACACCGACATCTGTTGATGTTGCCTGCCTTTTTAGTGACTTGATCGCTTCTTCTTCAGGGGCTAATGCTGCTCCTATGAACTCTAGTGGTAGGAAGGTAACCTTTATGTATAAGAGAAAGATAGGCACTGATTTCAGCTATTTCAATCGTACTAG AGATGAAGACTGCTTTGCTGATGGTCTGGTGGCGGACCGTAATTCGCCACCATG CTTTGATATAAATCCTAGTTCGACAAATTATAAGATGTATGTCATGTTTAAATATGGTGAACCTTCCGCAGCAAATCGTGTGTCTTTGTGGAAGAAAATTTCCGATGTGATTTTGGGTCTATATTCTATGGTGATTATTGGTGATTTTAATCAAGTTGAAATGCATTCTGACAAACTAGGTGAAATGCATTCTGACAAACTAGGTGGATCAAATTCAATTCGTGGCCAGCATGAGTTCACCTCTTGGAGACTTGACAACACCTTACTTGATGTTCCTTTTTTTGGTTCGCCTTTTACTTGGCTAAGAAATAGATCCGATTCAAAGATTATCATGGAAAGACTTGATCGTGCCTATGCAAATAATGATTGGCTATATCTTTTCCCTTCAGCCTCGGTTCTACACCTCCCAATCCTCATTTCGGATCACGCTCCTATTATACTCAAGATTTTCCCTTCAAAAAGGGTTAGAAGACGCCCTTATCGCCTAGACAATTGGTGGCTTTCCTTTCCGGAGATTTCACAATTGGTTTTGCAAGCTTGGCAATTGCAATTTACCGGATCTTCGATGTTTGTGCTCTCATGCCGCCTTGCTGCAGTTCGTTATTCTATAATGCAATGGGTTATTCAACATCGCATCTCACATGGCATTAACTGGTCCATGGTTGAAGAAAAATTAAATGTTTCTGCTTCTCAAATTGTAGATGTTGAATCAACTATATCTTTTCAGCATGATCGCTCTTCCCACTTGCAGTTCCTTCAAACACAACATGTTTACTGGTTACAGCGCGCTAAGTTGAAGAATGAAATTTTGGATGGCCTTCCATCTCGGTTTCTTTTCTCCCGTGTGAAGCAAAGATTTGCACGTCAGCGCATTCTGGCTATTCGATCTCGTTCGGGAGACTGGATGGACTCCCCCAATGAGATTGCTTCGGAGATCACCTCTTATTTTCAAGACATTATATGTACTCCACCTCCGACAGATCCTGGCTTTCCGAAAGGTTTCTTCATTCCTCTTCTCTCATCGCTTGATCTTCCCTCTCTCACCCAGACGGAGTGTTCCCTGTTGTCTGTCCTCTTCTCTGAAGATGATATTGTTCGGGATCTCCGTATCATGGATGAGTCAAAATCTCCCGGACCTGATGGCATTACACCAAAGTTTTTCCAAATCTTTTGGCCCCAAGTTGGTCAACTTGTTACTTTGGCTATTCTTCGCTTTCTTAATACAAGAGTTATGCTTAAAGAGTGGAACAACACCAACATTGTTCTCATACCAAAGATTGAGAAACCCGCGCTGGTTTCTCAATATCACCCGATTAGCCTCTGCAGTTTTATTTACCCTCTCACATCCAGGTGTATAGCCAACCGACTCAAGCTGGTTATTTCTTCTATGGTTTCTGATTCTCAGCAGGCATTTGTTCCGGATCGCCTTATGACTGACGGCTGCCTCATTGCTCAAGAAATCATGCATTATCTTCATAAAAACCAAGAAAG TCCTAATGCACCTTCTGACTTCAAAACACATAtgacttcttttctcataataaAAGTTGTTGATTGCTTCGGGAATTATTTGGGTGTTCCTGTTGATCTTCCCACCAAGAAGATGACCGCGTTTCATCCCCTTCTGGATAAGATGACAACTCGAATTATTTCTTGGTCGGCTCTTTATCTTAGTCAGCCGTGTAAACTCTTCATTATCAATGCTATCCTGATTGCTTCAATTCAGCATCTGATGACTGCTACCCCACTTCCTCTTGGATTTTGTCGGAAAATTGGTTATTTGATTACTGCCTTTTGGTGGCGTAAATACATGGCACACAAATCAATACACTGGCTCAATTGTGACTCGTTGCAACTTCGTAGAGAAAAAGGTGGTCTTTGTATTAAATCCGTTTTGCTTTTAAGTCAAGCTTCTCTTATGAAGAATTTCCGGTGTATCCATCACCACCCCTCGGGCTTACTTTCCAGATTTTTGGTTCCCAAGTATAAGAAAGATCTACCAGTTCCTGGTTCTAAATCTAAGGTGTCCCAACCTTTTTTTTTGTGGTCTGGCATATAA